One part of the Ailuropoda melanoleuca isolate Jingjing chromosome 6, ASM200744v2, whole genome shotgun sequence genome encodes these proteins:
- the ZNF488 gene encoding zinc finger protein 488 isoform X1, with protein sequence MPCWTNCLTSSPSLLVNMAAGKGAVRSSSAESRWRLSEADQGRGCMPVLLEKTNHLGSEPAAGGGSQPEDCAELALSATPGEVRLGKPVAQKMCWEQGQSAFTEVPQFKKRLEGAQAKHDNPTGQPGPQQLTLDTPRDPAGSMVFSLWPSGARGEQRSAFSKPARCPTGRPGPTSLFQAGRPADALGDLLGLINTVDVPCWGQLSNSKFLVGDFWNLQTLPQNAPVCSAFVGAPTLWLKHATGQIPRPSTSSSPASWALLPPTFTSLGLSTQNWCAKCNLSFRLTSDLVFHMRSHHKKEHAGPDLHFKKLREEALTCPICHEYFRERHHLSRHMTSHS encoded by the exons ATGCCATGCTGGACAAACTGCCTTACAAGCTCCCCTTC CCTGCTGGTCAACATGGCTGCTGGGAAGGGTGCTGTGCGGAGCTCTTCAGCTGAAAGCAGATGGCGGCTTAGTGAAGCTGACCAGGGCAGGGGTTGCATGCCAGTGCTGCTGGAGAAAACCAACCACCTGGGCTCTGAGCCTGCCGCAGGTGGTGGGAGCCAGCCTGAGGACTGTGCTGAGCTGGCGCTGTCAGCAACCCCAGGGGAAGTCAGACTGGGAAAGCCAGTGGCCCAGAAGATGTGCTGGGAACAGGGGCAGAGTGCCTTCACGGAGGTGCCTCAGTTCAAGAAGAGGCTGGAGGGCGCGCAGGCCAAGCACGATAACCCCACAGGccagcctggcccccagcagCTGACCCTCGACACCCCCAGGGATCCAGCTGGCAGCATGGTCTTCTCTTTGTGGCCCAGTGGAGCCCGAGGGGAGCAAAGAAGCGCCTTCAGCaaaccagccaggtgtcccacagGGAGACCTGGGCCAACCTCTCTCTTCCAGGCAGGCAGACCTGCAGATGCCCTTGGGGACCTGTTGGGACTCATCAACACGGTAGATGTCCCTTGTTGGGGTCAACTTTCAAATTCTAAGTTTTTGGTGGGTGATTTCTGGAACCTGCAAACGTTGCCACAAAATGCTCCTGTCTGCAGTGCTTTTGTGGGTGCCCCCACACTGTGGCTAAAGCACGCCACGGGCCAGATACCTAGACCCTCAACATCCTCATCCCCTGCCTCTTGGGCTCTGCTGCCACCCACCttcacctccctgggcctgtcCACTCAGAACTGGTGTGCAAAGTGCAACCTTTCCTTTCGTCTGACCTCCGACCTGGTCTTCCACATGCGGTCCCACCACAAAAAGGAGCATGCAGGGCCTGACCTTCATTTTAAGAAGCTGAGAGAAGAGGCCCTCACATGTCCTATTTGCCACGAATACTTCCGGGAGCGCCACCACCTGTCTCGGCACATGACTTCTCACAGTTAG
- the ZNF488 gene encoding zinc finger protein 488 isoform X2, translated as MAAGKGAVRSSSAESRWRLSEADQGRGCMPVLLEKTNHLGSEPAAGGGSQPEDCAELALSATPGEVRLGKPVAQKMCWEQGQSAFTEVPQFKKRLEGAQAKHDNPTGQPGPQQLTLDTPRDPAGSMVFSLWPSGARGEQRSAFSKPARCPTGRPGPTSLFQAGRPADALGDLLGLINTVDVPCWGQLSNSKFLVGDFWNLQTLPQNAPVCSAFVGAPTLWLKHATGQIPRPSTSSSPASWALLPPTFTSLGLSTQNWCAKCNLSFRLTSDLVFHMRSHHKKEHAGPDLHFKKLREEALTCPICHEYFRERHHLSRHMTSHS; from the coding sequence ATGGCTGCTGGGAAGGGTGCTGTGCGGAGCTCTTCAGCTGAAAGCAGATGGCGGCTTAGTGAAGCTGACCAGGGCAGGGGTTGCATGCCAGTGCTGCTGGAGAAAACCAACCACCTGGGCTCTGAGCCTGCCGCAGGTGGTGGGAGCCAGCCTGAGGACTGTGCTGAGCTGGCGCTGTCAGCAACCCCAGGGGAAGTCAGACTGGGAAAGCCAGTGGCCCAGAAGATGTGCTGGGAACAGGGGCAGAGTGCCTTCACGGAGGTGCCTCAGTTCAAGAAGAGGCTGGAGGGCGCGCAGGCCAAGCACGATAACCCCACAGGccagcctggcccccagcagCTGACCCTCGACACCCCCAGGGATCCAGCTGGCAGCATGGTCTTCTCTTTGTGGCCCAGTGGAGCCCGAGGGGAGCAAAGAAGCGCCTTCAGCaaaccagccaggtgtcccacagGGAGACCTGGGCCAACCTCTCTCTTCCAGGCAGGCAGACCTGCAGATGCCCTTGGGGACCTGTTGGGACTCATCAACACGGTAGATGTCCCTTGTTGGGGTCAACTTTCAAATTCTAAGTTTTTGGTGGGTGATTTCTGGAACCTGCAAACGTTGCCACAAAATGCTCCTGTCTGCAGTGCTTTTGTGGGTGCCCCCACACTGTGGCTAAAGCACGCCACGGGCCAGATACCTAGACCCTCAACATCCTCATCCCCTGCCTCTTGGGCTCTGCTGCCACCCACCttcacctccctgggcctgtcCACTCAGAACTGGTGTGCAAAGTGCAACCTTTCCTTTCGTCTGACCTCCGACCTGGTCTTCCACATGCGGTCCCACCACAAAAAGGAGCATGCAGGGCCTGACCTTCATTTTAAGAAGCTGAGAGAAGAGGCCCTCACATGTCCTATTTGCCACGAATACTTCCGGGAGCGCCACCACCTGTCTCGGCACATGACTTCTCACAGTTAG